Within Corynebacterium jeddahense, the genomic segment ATGCCAGCAGCTCCTCCGGGGAGTTGAAGACGAGGACCGTCTGGTCGTCGCCGAGGAAGGCCTGCCACTGGGCACCGTTTTCCTTCCAGCTCGGTGCCCACAGCGTGTAGAAGTCGCCTGCGGTCAGCGACATCTTGACGGGGAGAATCGCGCGCGTAGTCATGCCGTCCGACTTTAGCCGGTCGGGCGCCAGAATCCGCAGAAGGTCATGCCGGTGTTTTCGGTGCGCACCGGGTTCATCTGCACGGGATCGCCCGCCTCGATCATCATCCCGTCGCCCGCGTAGATGGCCGCGTGGCCGGTCCAGAGGACGAGGTCGCCCGGCTGCAGCTCGTCGTAGCTCACCTGGCGGCCCACCGCCTGGTCGGCGGCGACGCGCGGAATTTCCAGCCCGGCCTGGCGGTACGCCCACGACGTCAGCCCGGAGCAGTCGAACCCGCCCGGCGCGCTGCCGCCCCACACGTACGGGGTGCCGATCTGGCTGCGCGCCGCCTCGACGGCCGCGGCGCCGACGGAGGAGCCAGCGGGGGCGGGGGCGGGCGCCTGTGCAGGTACGGGCGCCGGCGTCGGTTCCGGGGGCGGCGCGGCAGCGGGCGTGGGCGCTGGCGGTGGCGGTGCGACGACCGCGGCGGCGGGTGCCACCGCGGGCGGGGTGGGGGCCGCGGGAGGTGCGGACGGTGGCGCAACGAGTGCGGCGAGACGCTGCAGCTCGGCCTGCGCCTGCGCGCCGCGCGGCCCCGGCCCAGGGATCACGCGCGCGGCGGCCGCGGCGGTTTTCTCGTTGAGCTCGTCTGCGAGCTGCCGCATCTCCTGCTCCAGCTGCTGCAGCACGCTCAGCGCGTTGTTCAGGGCCATGGTGACCAGGGTGGTGGCGTAGAGCGCGGCGCCCGCCGGCCCGACCGGGGTGGCGGCGAGCGCCGGGGCGGCAGCTACGTCGCGGGCGAGTCCGATGGCGATGCTCGTGAGCTCGAACGCGGCGGTCCCGGTGCAGGCCGCCCCGCGCACGAGCGCGTCGCTGATGTCCGCGCGGAAGCCGGCGAGGTGCTGCGCGAACATCTCCCGCGTCAGCCCGGAGGCGTGGAACACCTCGGCGAGCGGGCCGAAGTCCTCGAAGTCCGGCATGCGGAAGTGGGGCAGCGTCGGCGGGTCGGACGGGCGCATCGTGAGAATCTTGGCCACGGCGCTGTGGGCGTCGAGGAAGAAGTTGACGTGGCGGTTGCTCGTCACCGACGGTGGGCCGAAGAGGCTGGACATCATATCCAGCGGGGTGGGAGGTGCCACGGCGGTCATAGCGTCGCCCCCAGCCGCTGGCAGGTGGAGGCCTCGACGGCCGCGGCGGCCTCGACGGCGAGGTCCATCGCGGCCGCGATGCGGCGGGCCTCGCCGCGCAGCGCGTCGGCGTCGGCGTTCGCTTTCGCGATGGCGTGGGACACCGCGGCGCTGAAGTCGCCGAGCGGCCAGGCGTCGGGCACGGCGACGTCGTGAAGCGGGTGCAAATTGGCGGCGTCGGCGCGCAGCGAATCGGTCCGGGCGGCGACGGTGGCGGAATCGAGTTGGAAAATAGTCATGGCCATTGGACGCAGAAAGTGCCGCCCCGGTTCCCTCGCGCGGCAAAAAATTTTCGGCGGGGCGCGGTGAACTAGCATGAGCCGCATGGATATCACGGTTGTCAACCACCCGCTCGCGGCGTCCCGCCTGACCATCATGCGCGACAAGCGCTCGAACAACGCGGCGTTCCGCGCGGCGCTCGCGGACCTCGGCGCGATGCTCGTCTACGAGGCGGCGCGCGAGCTCGAGGTCGAGGAATTCGACACCGAAACCCCCGTCGGCACCGCCACCGGCGCCCGGCTGGCCACCCCGCCGATCATCGTGCCCATCATCCGCGCGGGCCTGGGCATGATCGACCCGGCCCTGTCCATGATCCCGGACGCGCAGGTCGGCTTCATCGGCCTCGCGCGCGACGAGGTCACCCACCAGCCCGTGCCGTACCTCGAGGCGCTGCCGCAGGACCTCGCGGGGCAGCCCGTCTTCCTCGTGGATCCCATGCTGGCCACGGGCGGCTC encodes:
- a CDS encoding C40 family peptidase: MAPPTPLDMMSSLFGPPSVTSNRHVNFFLDAHSAVAKILTMRPSDPPTLPHFRMPDFEDFGPLAEVFHASGLTREMFAQHLAGFRADISDALVRGAACTGTAAFELTSIAIGLARDVAAAPALAATPVGPAGAALYATTLVTMALNNALSVLQQLEQEMRQLADELNEKTAAAAARVIPGPGPRGAQAQAELQRLAALVAPPSAPPAAPTPPAVAPAAAVVAPPPPAPTPAAAPPPEPTPAPVPAQAPAPAPAGSSVGAAAVEAARSQIGTPYVWGGSAPGGFDCSGLTSWAYRQAGLEIPRVAADQAVGRQVSYDELQPGDLVLWTGHAAIYAGDGMMIEAGDPVQMNPVRTENTGMTFCGFWRPTG
- the upp gene encoding uracil phosphoribosyltransferase, giving the protein MDITVVNHPLAASRLTIMRDKRSNNAAFRAALADLGAMLVYEAARELEVEEFDTETPVGTATGARLATPPIIVPIIRAGLGMIDPALSMIPDAQVGFIGLARDEVTHQPVPYLEALPQDLAGQPVFLVDPMLATGGSLIHAIDLLVERGADDITCVCMVSAQPGVDALEAHGGPIRLITATIDPSLNEDAYIVPGLGDAGDRLYGPRNIDL